In Natronoarchaeum philippinense, a single window of DNA contains:
- a CDS encoding class I SAM-dependent methyltransferase, translating to MDSSARERSGSFGRMVVDYHEGDLVEQPRHRRDDGEESEAPLEWYFTGPEAWPEVEHDALADVRGRVLDAGCGVGRTALWLQDRGNDVVGIDRSPGAVAVARDRGVERAVVGDMGDPALFEDAFDTVLVAGQQIGVGGDREGVRDLLDAFAELTGPDGRLIADVSDPTAAPAEFREYLGDVSDGTATRTFRTVYDGAVGEPITLFMVSPAALDAIVAGTPWSVETLYGVDDEGGHYYFVLEKA from the coding sequence ATGGATTCGTCCGCGCGCGAGCGCTCCGGTTCGTTCGGCCGCATGGTCGTCGACTACCACGAGGGCGACCTCGTCGAACAGCCACGTCATCGCCGCGACGACGGCGAGGAGAGCGAGGCGCCCTTGGAGTGGTATTTCACCGGCCCGGAAGCGTGGCCGGAGGTCGAACACGACGCGCTCGCGGACGTTCGTGGCCGGGTGCTCGACGCCGGCTGTGGAGTCGGCCGAACGGCGCTCTGGCTGCAGGATCGCGGGAACGATGTCGTGGGGATCGACCGCAGCCCCGGCGCCGTCGCGGTGGCGCGCGACCGCGGCGTCGAGCGCGCCGTCGTCGGCGACATGGGTGATCCCGCGCTGTTCGAAGACGCCTTCGACACCGTGCTGGTCGCCGGCCAGCAGATCGGCGTCGGCGGCGACCGGGAGGGTGTTCGGGATCTGCTCGACGCCTTTGCCGAACTCACCGGTCCTGACGGACGGCTGATCGCGGACGTTTCCGACCCAACCGCGGCGCCGGCCGAGTTCCGCGAGTACCTCGGCGATGTCTCGGATGGGACTGCAACGCGGACGTTCCGAACCGTCTACGACGGCGCGGTCGGTGAGCCGATCACCCTGTTCATGGTCTCGCCCGCCGCGCTCGATGCCATCGTCGCCGGCACGCCGTGGTCCGTCGAGACGCTGTACGGCGTCGACGACGAGGGCGGGCACTACTACTTCGTGCTGGAGAAGGCGTAG
- a CDS encoding MBL fold metallo-hydrolase produces the protein MEVVTVTEDADSFTCNAYLALGERDVLVDAGAMPGVEDVVSEHTDSLDAVVLTHQHGDHVQELDAVLDAFDADLYAYADHPRRTDELADGDTVAIGDESFEVVHTPGHADDHVSLISDSTIFSGDVVVHDDGAFDYGSFGRTDRPGQSREVEIESIERILDRLPSSVEYMYAGHGGEFHGDVTDVIETALERAEKREPKYPEE, from the coding sequence ATGGAGGTCGTCACCGTCACCGAAGACGCCGACAGTTTCACCTGCAACGCCTATCTCGCGCTGGGCGAGCGCGACGTGCTGGTCGACGCCGGAGCGATGCCGGGCGTCGAGGACGTGGTCTCGGAGCACACCGACTCGCTGGACGCCGTCGTGCTCACCCACCAGCACGGCGACCACGTCCAAGAACTCGACGCCGTACTCGACGCGTTCGACGCCGACCTGTACGCCTACGCCGACCACCCGCGCCGAACCGATGAACTCGCTGACGGCGATACGGTGGCGATCGGCGACGAGTCCTTCGAGGTCGTCCACACGCCGGGCCACGCCGACGACCACGTCTCGCTGATCAGCGACTCGACGATCTTCAGCGGCGACGTGGTCGTCCACGACGACGGCGCCTTTGACTACGGGAGCTTCGGTCGGACCGACCGGCCCGGCCAGTCCCGCGAGGTAGAAATCGAGAGCATCGAGCGCATTCTGGATCGGCTACCAAGCTCGGTCGAGTACATGTACGCCGGTCACGGCGGCGAGTTCCACGGGGACGTGACGGACGTGATCGAGACGGCCTTGGAACGTGCCGAGAAGCGCGAGCCGAAATATCCCGAGGAGTAA
- a CDS encoding DUF7112 family protein has product MADRVASDHASVTTVRATLARRGATRRPAIELPDEHADEQSSSSPDSASPRRDADAFPAGEVVRLVIDGDERYAKIEEYAGDRSIPGAYDAPSFARDPGSASNRLVEWTDSAGLELGQSVLVDVIEEGFKYGVREPGERVFYDATESPDDSLASIAKQLEDR; this is encoded by the coding sequence ATGGCAGACCGCGTCGCCTCCGACCACGCTTCGGTCACGACCGTCCGCGCAACGCTGGCCCGTCGCGGCGCGACGCGACGCCCGGCGATCGAACTCCCCGACGAGCACGCCGACGAGCAAAGCTCGTCGAGCCCCGACTCGGCGTCGCCTCGTCGGGACGCCGACGCGTTCCCCGCGGGCGAGGTCGTCCGGCTCGTGATCGACGGGGACGAGCGCTACGCCAAGATCGAGGAGTACGCCGGCGACCGCTCGATCCCGGGCGCCTACGACGCACCGTCGTTCGCGCGCGACCCGGGCTCGGCGTCGAACCGGCTCGTCGAGTGGACCGACTCGGCGGGGCTCGAACTCGGCCAGTCGGTGCTCGTCGACGTGATCGAGGAGGGGTTCAAGTACGGCGTCCGCGAGCCCGGCGAGCGCGTGTTCTACGACGCGACCGAGTCGCCCGACGACAGTCTGGCGTCGATCGCAAAGCAACTGGAGGACCGATGA
- a CDS encoding 30S ribosomal protein S6e — protein sequence MASFQVVVADPETGATYQRDVDGQDANRFMGRSLGEDVDGAAVGLDGYTLELTGGSDDAGRPMRADVDGPNLREVLLTGGVGYEPSRDGERKRVTVRGAEVSEAVAQINAKIAEHGSEDVEDLFGEGGDDEE from the coding sequence ATGGCAAGCTTTCAGGTCGTCGTCGCAGACCCCGAGACGGGCGCGACGTACCAGCGCGACGTAGACGGACAGGACGCGAACCGATTCATGGGCCGCTCGCTCGGCGAGGACGTCGACGGCGCCGCCGTCGGCCTCGACGGCTACACGCTCGAACTCACCGGCGGTTCCGACGACGCCGGGCGCCCGATGCGCGCCGACGTGGACGGACCGAACCTGCGCGAAGTGCTCCTGACCGGCGGCGTCGGCTACGAGCCGTCCCGCGACGGCGAGCGCAAGCGCGTCACCGTCCGCGGCGCCGAGGTCAGCGAGGCCGTCGCACAGATCAACGCCAAGATCGCAGAGCACGGCTCCGAGGACGTCGAGGACCTGTTCGGCGAAGGCGGCGACGACGAGGAGTAA
- a CDS encoding MBL fold metallo-hydrolase: MDLRFLGGAREVGRSAILVNDSLLLDYGVLTGNPPQYPVGDVDPDAVVASHGHLDHVGAVPSLLSGSDRPPIHWTPPTRELALTLARDTLKLHGGTMQCPFTETDVRRVTQVSETHGYRETFEAAGHEVTFFNAGHIPGSAHVLVDDGETRLFYTADFHTEDQRLVSGTTARPDADVVLCESTYSDVSHEPRSDIERRFAESVETTLWEGGTVVVPAFAIGRTQEMLLVCDAYDLDCYVDGMGKEVTRMLGNYPEFVRGADALQGATSHARFVTGRDGQRKRIADQNTVIVTTSGMLSGGPAMTYIPEIKGRPTNTIALTGYQVEGTPGRELLDSGRAEIDGRVMPVSAQVEWYDFSAHADRDGILDLLDSYRDARILVNHGDRCEQFADELREDGYVASAPELGDCISISPGE; this comes from the coding sequence ATGGACCTTCGGTTTCTCGGCGGCGCCCGCGAGGTCGGCCGCAGCGCGATCCTCGTCAACGACTCGCTGTTGCTCGATTACGGCGTCCTGACGGGGAATCCGCCGCAGTACCCGGTGGGCGATGTCGATCCCGACGCCGTCGTCGCCTCCCACGGCCACCTCGACCACGTCGGCGCGGTCCCGTCGCTGCTGAGCGGCAGCGACCGACCGCCGATCCACTGGACGCCGCCGACGCGAGAGCTCGCGCTGACGCTCGCTCGGGACACGCTGAAACTCCACGGCGGGACGATGCAGTGTCCGTTTACCGAAACCGACGTGCGCCGGGTCACGCAGGTCTCTGAGACCCACGGCTACCGAGAGACGTTCGAGGCGGCCGGCCACGAGGTGACGTTTTTCAACGCCGGCCACATCCCCGGCTCGGCGCACGTGCTCGTCGACGACGGCGAGACGCGACTGTTCTACACGGCCGACTTTCACACCGAGGACCAGCGACTCGTTTCTGGAACTACTGCGCGGCCGGACGCCGATGTCGTGCTCTGTGAGAGCACCTATTCCGACGTGTCCCACGAGCCCCGGAGCGACATCGAGAGGCGATTCGCCGAGAGCGTCGAGACGACGCTCTGGGAGGGCGGCACGGTCGTCGTCCCGGCCTTCGCCATCGGCCGTACCCAAGAGATGCTGCTGGTCTGTGACGCCTACGACCTCGACTGCTACGTCGACGGGATGGGCAAAGAGGTGACGCGCATGCTCGGCAACTACCCCGAGTTCGTCCGGGGCGCCGACGCGCTGCAGGGCGCAACGTCCCACGCCCGGTTCGTCACGGGCCGCGACGGACAGCGCAAACGCATCGCCGACCAGAACACCGTGATCGTCACGACCAGCGGGATGCTCTCGGGCGGCCCGGCGATGACGTACATCCCCGAGATCAAGGGCCGACCGACCAACACGATCGCCCTGACTGGCTATCAAGTCGAGGGGACGCCCGGACGGGAACTCCTCGATTCGGGTCGCGCGGAGATCGACGGGCGCGTAATGCCGGTCAGCGCGCAGGTCGAGTGGTACGACTTCTCGGCCCACGCAGACCGAGACGGGATTCTCGACCTTCTCGACTCGTACCGAGACGCCCGGATTCTCGTGAACCACGGCGACCGCTGTGAGCAGTTCGCGGACGAGCTTCGAGAAGACGGCTACGTTGCGAGCGCGCCCGAGCTTGGCGACTGCATCTCGATTTCGCCGGGCGAATAG
- a CDS encoding aldehyde dehydrogenase family protein → MSVDDDTQSSTERKSTIKQRHEQAASEVLPDHRELYIGGEWVQSASGETFETTDPTTGETLAEVEAGNAEDIDRAVDAAWEAYEDIYSDYSDADRQAMLEALADRVEENKEDFARLESLDNGKPIAEARIDMGLVADHFRYFAGIARAHEGRTVDTDDSRHLQTLREPYGVVGQIIPWNFPLLMAAWKLGPALAAGNTVVLKPAEETPLTILKLMEEADDVLPEGVVNVVTGFGPDAGEPLSNHGDIRKLAFTGSTEIGSEVMKNAAENITDITLELGGKSPLVVFPDADLEQAVQTTITAIFFNTGECCCAGSRLFVHEEIKDEFLDELAAAAEEMTVDDPLLESTDLGPKVTAEQVERTMGYIEEAEESGAAFVTGGSQPDDEALSDGCFVAPTLIDQIDHDNRAVQEEIFGPVQEVFSWSDYDEMIELANDVDYGLAAGILTEDLTKAHQCAKDIEAGQIWVNTYNDFPAGQPFGGYKQSGIGRETAQEAVEHYTQTKSINVSLD, encoded by the coding sequence ATGTCAGTTGATGACGATACACAGTCTTCGACGGAGCGAAAATCCACAATCAAGCAGCGACACGAGCAGGCCGCAAGCGAGGTGCTCCCGGACCACCGGGAACTGTATATCGGAGGGGAGTGGGTCCAGAGCGCGTCCGGCGAGACGTTCGAGACCACCGATCCGACGACGGGCGAGACGCTCGCGGAAGTAGAGGCCGGCAACGCCGAGGACATCGACCGAGCCGTCGACGCCGCGTGGGAGGCCTACGAGGACATCTATAGCGACTATTCGGACGCCGATCGGCAGGCGATGCTGGAGGCGCTCGCCGACCGCGTCGAGGAGAACAAAGAGGACTTCGCCCGCCTCGAATCGCTCGACAACGGGAAGCCGATCGCAGAGGCCCGTATCGACATGGGGTTGGTCGCCGACCACTTCCGGTATTTCGCCGGGATCGCCCGCGCTCACGAGGGGCGAACTGTCGACACCGACGATAGCCGGCATCTCCAGACGCTCCGAGAGCCCTACGGCGTCGTCGGCCAGATCATCCCGTGGAACTTCCCGCTGTTGATGGCCGCGTGGAAACTCGGCCCGGCGCTGGCCGCCGGCAATACGGTCGTGCTCAAACCCGCCGAGGAGACGCCGCTGACCATCCTCAAACTGATGGAGGAAGCCGACGACGTGCTCCCCGAGGGCGTTGTCAACGTCGTCACCGGGTTCGGTCCCGACGCCGGCGAACCCCTCTCGAACCACGGCGACATCCGAAAGCTGGCCTTTACCGGCTCGACCGAGATCGGGAGCGAAGTGATGAAAAACGCCGCCGAGAACATCACCGACATCACCTTAGAGCTGGGCGGCAAGAGCCCGCTGGTCGTCTTCCCCGACGCGGATCTGGAGCAGGCCGTCCAGACGACGATCACCGCGATCTTCTTCAACACCGGCGAGTGTTGCTGTGCGGGCTCGCGGCTGTTCGTCCACGAGGAGATCAAAGACGAGTTCCTCGACGAACTCGCTGCGGCCGCCGAGGAGATGACCGTCGACGACCCGCTGCTCGAATCGACGGATCTCGGCCCGAAAGTGACCGCCGAACAGGTCGAGCGGACGATGGGCTACATCGAAGAGGCCGAAGAATCCGGTGCAGCCTTCGTCACCGGCGGAAGCCAGCCCGACGACGAGGCGCTCTCGGACGGCTGCTTCGTCGCCCCGACGCTGATCGACCAGATCGACCATGACAACCGGGCAGTGCAGGAAGAGATTTTCGGCCCCGTCCAAGAGGTGTTCTCGTGGAGCGACTACGACGAGATGATCGAGCTCGCAAACGATGTCGACTACGGACTCGCTGCGGGCATTCTCACGGAGGACCTCACCAAAGCACACCAGTGCGCGAAAGACATCGAGGCCGGCCAGATCTGGGTCAACACCTACAACGACTTCCCGGCCGGTCAGCCCTTCGGCGGCTACAAGCAGTCGGGAATCGGCCGCGAAACCGCACAGGAAGCCGTCGAGCACTACACGCAGACCAAATCGATCAACGTCAGTCTGGACTGA
- a CDS encoding AAC(3) family N-acetyltransferase gives MAARTYRDVRVVGNRAVMTARRQLRSSDVDAVPESALDAVFEQYDEHPTVFVHVGLSDVKSAFNCDPYEFLRDRLDAHFENVLVQGFTPSFRNPDGRVYHKNYSVPKYGTFSTLFLDDCDYRTDDATNSILVRGDYRFEDCDHHDTWSPDGCFGALDRDNVLILDVGTNWIRAAQIHYLEVLLDVPYVTTTDYEGIIYYDDSTHESVTQRSHEYERPITWNRAKIKDDLQQDGVLEHHELNGLDLFAFEARELRHALAPRIEDDPHYLVT, from the coding sequence ATGGCAGCTCGTACGTATCGTGACGTACGAGTCGTCGGCAACAGAGCGGTGATGACGGCGCGGCGCCAACTCCGGTCGTCGGACGTCGACGCCGTTCCCGAGTCGGCACTGGACGCCGTCTTCGAGCAGTACGATGAGCACCCGACGGTGTTCGTCCACGTCGGGCTCAGCGATGTCAAATCGGCGTTCAACTGCGATCCATACGAGTTCCTTCGCGATAGGCTCGACGCGCACTTCGAGAACGTTCTCGTTCAGGGCTTTACCCCGTCGTTTCGCAACCCCGACGGCCGCGTGTATCACAAGAACTACTCGGTCCCGAAATACGGAACCTTTTCGACGCTGTTTCTGGACGACTGTGACTATCGGACCGACGACGCGACGAACTCGATTCTCGTCCGCGGGGACTACCGATTCGAGGACTGCGACCATCATGACACGTGGTCACCCGATGGTTGTTTCGGCGCGCTCGATCGGGACAACGTACTGATTCTTGACGTTGGCACGAACTGGATTCGGGCGGCGCAGATCCACTATCTCGAAGTGTTGCTCGACGTTCCCTACGTGACGACCACCGACTACGAGGGCATCATTTACTACGACGATTCGACCCACGAGTCCGTCACCCAGCGATCCCACGAGTACGAGCGCCCGATCACGTGGAACCGGGCGAAGATCAAAGACGACCTCCAGCAAGATGGCGTCCTCGAACATCACGAACTGAACGGACTGGATCTGTTCGCGTTCGAGGCGCGCGAACTGCGCCACGCACTGGCTCCCCGTATCGAAGACGATCCGCACTATCTCGTGACGTAA
- a CDS encoding MATE family efflux transporter translates to MSLLDRLGALFKSREEFDLTDGEIGKPLFYLSLPIVVTNLLQTAYNLADTFWLGRYSTDALAAIGFAFPMVFLLIALGMGLSVAGSVLVAQHIGAEERERAEYAASQTITFSLLAAVVLGVAGYFLVDVFLELLGASADVLPLATSYMEVISLGLVFMFGFFVFIALMRGSGDTITPMLVMFGSVVLNIVLDPFLIFGFEGNPLFTMLGLGGLQADLLALTGYTGSGIQGAAIATVFSRALALVVGLAIMFSGRRGIEINLSQMWPNVGYIPKLLRIGVPASIEGTGRALSINLLLVIVAMFSDPVIAAYSIGTRVFSVIFLPAIAVARGVETMTGQNIGAGKPDRAETAAGLAAKTLFGILAAVGVLVFFVPEPIISVFVGADQANADRVVEVGAQFLRYVALSFGFIGVMRAYTGSFRGAGKTMTAATISVLMLGGIRLPVAWIGANLMGPSGIWLAFAVSNTVGALVAYAWYKRGGWRDADVTDDGATPGAAAAGDD, encoded by the coding sequence GTGAGTCTGCTCGACCGGTTGGGTGCGTTGTTCAAGAGCCGCGAGGAGTTCGATCTCACCGACGGCGAGATCGGGAAGCCGCTGTTTTACTTGTCGCTGCCGATCGTCGTGACGAACCTCCTCCAGACCGCCTACAACCTCGCCGATACGTTCTGGCTGGGACGCTACAGCACGGACGCGCTGGCGGCGATCGGCTTCGCGTTCCCGATGGTGTTCCTGCTGATCGCGCTGGGAATGGGGCTGTCGGTCGCCGGAAGCGTGCTGGTCGCCCAGCATATCGGCGCCGAGGAACGAGAGCGCGCGGAATACGCCGCCTCGCAGACTATTACGTTCTCGCTGCTGGCCGCCGTTGTACTCGGTGTAGCCGGCTACTTCCTCGTCGACGTGTTCCTCGAACTGCTGGGCGCGTCGGCGGACGTGCTCCCGCTTGCGACCAGCTACATGGAGGTCATCTCGCTCGGCCTCGTCTTCATGTTCGGCTTTTTCGTCTTTATCGCGCTGATGCGCGGCTCAGGTGACACGATCACGCCGATGCTGGTGATGTTCGGCTCGGTCGTGCTCAACATCGTCCTCGACCCGTTCCTCATCTTCGGCTTCGAGGGGAACCCGCTGTTTACGATGCTGGGCCTCGGCGGCCTGCAGGCCGACCTGCTCGCGCTGACCGGCTACACGGGATCGGGTATCCAAGGCGCCGCCATCGCAACGGTGTTCTCCCGCGCGCTGGCGCTTGTCGTCGGGCTCGCGATCATGTTCAGCGGGCGCCGGGGTATCGAGATCAATCTCTCGCAGATGTGGCCTAACGTCGGGTACATTCCCAAACTGCTTCGCATCGGCGTCCCGGCGTCGATCGAAGGGACCGGCCGCGCGCTCTCGATCAACCTCCTGCTGGTGATCGTGGCGATGTTTTCGGACCCGGTGATCGCGGCCTACAGCATCGGGACGCGGGTGTTCTCGGTGATCTTCCTGCCGGCGATCGCGGTCGCCCGCGGCGTCGAGACGATGACCGGCCAGAACATCGGCGCCGGCAAGCCCGATCGGGCCGAGACGGCTGCCGGACTAGCCGCAAAGACGCTGTTTGGCATTCTGGCGGCCGTCGGCGTCCTCGTGTTCTTCGTGCCCGAGCCGATCATCTCGGTGTTCGTCGGCGCCGATCAGGCAAACGCCGATCGGGTCGTCGAAGTGGGCGCCCAGTTCCTCCGCTACGTCGCGCTCTCCTTTGGCTTCATCGGCGTCATGCGGGCCTACACGGGGAGCTTCCGCGGCGCCGGAAAGACGATGACCGCCGCCACCATCTCCGTGTTGATGCTCGGCGGAATCCGCCTGCCCGTCGCTTGGATCGGCGCGAATCTGATGGGGCCGTCTGGCATCTGGCTCGCCTTCGCGGTCTCGAACACCGTCGGCGCGCTCGTCGCGTACGCGTGGTACAAGCGCGGCGGCTGGCGCGACGCCGACGTTACCGACGACGGCGCCACTCCCGGCGCGGCGGCAGCGGGCGACGACTGA
- a CDS encoding cupin domain-containing protein, which yields MKRASLDFDRYFEVVLETDDAQAAEMTVEPGRTVGGPDNRHPDSDQWLFVAAGTALVTVEDEESRVAAGDLLCIEAGEGHEITNDGDEPFETVNLYVPPRS from the coding sequence GTGAAGCGCGCTTCGCTCGATTTCGACCGCTACTTCGAGGTCGTCCTCGAAACCGACGACGCCCAGGCCGCCGAGATGACAGTCGAACCGGGCCGCACCGTCGGCGGCCCCGACAACCGCCACCCCGACAGCGACCAGTGGCTGTTCGTCGCCGCGGGCACCGCACTCGTGACCGTCGAGGACGAAGAGAGCCGCGTCGCGGCCGGCGACCTGCTCTGCATCGAAGCCGGCGAAGGCCACGAGATCACCAACGACGGCGACGAGCCGTTCGAGACGGTCAACCTCTACGTTCCGCCCCGTTCCTGA
- a CDS encoding TIGR01548 family HAD-type hydrolase: protein MNEERADAAVDAVVLDVDGVLVDVADSYRRAIVESVDVVYGETIPKAAIQQFKDAGGFNNDWELTDAAALYVLAAREGYDRDIEAFTDAIADRGGGLDAAEAVVRDALDADDWGVVAERWTPDRLRDVFQQLYLGSDLYRELEDRTPDGDASGYINDEPVLLDDATREALVSEFDIGVVTGRPAAEADIALDRVGLAIPDEHRFTMDDWEEGKPHPKALTTLAERFDAETVAFVGDTLDDVRTAVNADEADPDREYLGVGVLTGGLTGDAGRQKYEDAGATAVLPSINDLPDWLA, encoded by the coding sequence ATGAACGAGGAGCGAGCAGACGCCGCGGTCGACGCCGTCGTCCTCGACGTCGACGGCGTGCTGGTCGACGTTGCGGACTCGTACCGCCGGGCGATCGTCGAGTCGGTCGACGTAGTGTACGGCGAGACGATCCCGAAGGCGGCGATACAGCAGTTCAAGGACGCCGGCGGGTTCAACAACGACTGGGAGCTGACCGACGCGGCCGCGCTGTACGTGCTGGCCGCCCGCGAGGGGTACGACCGCGACATCGAGGCGTTCACCGACGCCATCGCCGACCGCGGCGGCGGGCTCGACGCCGCCGAAGCCGTGGTGCGGGACGCTCTCGACGCCGACGACTGGGGCGTCGTGGCAGAGCGCTGGACCCCCGACCGACTGCGCGACGTGTTCCAGCAACTCTACCTCGGCAGCGACCTCTACCGCGAACTGGAGGACAGAACGCCCGACGGCGACGCGTCTGGCTATATTAATGACGAGCCGGTGTTGCTCGACGACGCCACACGCGAGGCGCTCGTTTCGGAGTTCGATATCGGCGTCGTCACCGGCCGGCCCGCCGCGGAGGCCGACATCGCCCTCGACCGTGTCGGACTGGCGATTCCCGACGAACACCGGTTCACGATGGACGACTGGGAAGAGGGCAAGCCCCACCCGAAGGCGCTGACGACGCTGGCCGAGCGCTTCGACGCCGAGACGGTCGCGTTCGTCGGCGACACGCTCGACGACGTTCGGACGGCGGTCAACGCCGACGAGGCCGACCCCGACCGCGAGTATCTCGGCGTCGGCGTCCTGACCGGCGGGCTCACCGGCGATGCGGGACGGCAAAAGTACGAGGACGCCGGCGCGACGGCCGTTCTGCCCTCGATTAACGATCTGCCCGACTGGCTGGCGTAG
- the npdG gene encoding NADPH-dependent F420 reductase, translated as MRIALLGGTGDIGQGLALRWAYDTNHEVLIGSRDPEKARTMAEEYETELDSRGVETAINGFENAMAADRADVVVLAVPPYHVSDTVESIADRLDDDTILVSPAVGMKSDESGLHYHKPGAGSVAAVAAEAAPDDVPVIGAFQNLSADRLANLDVTFDIDTLVVGDDADAKETVTMLAEGIEGLRALDAGPLDNAAEVESVTPLVINIARYNDGMHDVGVKFR; from the coding sequence ATGCGAATTGCACTACTCGGCGGAACCGGCGATATCGGGCAGGGGCTCGCGCTGCGATGGGCCTACGACACCAACCACGAGGTCCTGATCGGCTCCCGGGACCCCGAGAAGGCCCGAACGATGGCCGAGGAGTACGAGACCGAACTCGACAGCCGCGGCGTCGAGACCGCGATCAACGGCTTCGAGAACGCGATGGCGGCCGACCGCGCCGACGTGGTCGTGCTGGCGGTGCCGCCGTACCACGTCTCGGATACGGTCGAGTCGATTGCCGACCGACTCGACGACGACACCATCCTCGTCTCGCCCGCCGTCGGCATGAAAAGCGACGAGTCCGGGCTCCACTACCACAAACCCGGCGCCGGCAGCGTCGCCGCCGTCGCCGCTGAAGCCGCTCCCGACGACGTACCGGTGATCGGCGCGTTCCAGAACCTCTCGGCGGACCGGCTGGCGAATCTCGACGTTACCTTCGACATCGACACCCTCGTCGTGGGCGACGACGCCGACGCCAAAGAGACGGTGACGATGCTCGCCGAAGGGATCGAGGGGCTTCGCGCGCTGGACGCCGGCCCGCTCGACAACGCCGCCGAAGTCGAGAGCGTGACGCCGTTGGTGATCAACATCGCCCGGTACAACGACGGGATGCACGACGTTGGCGTCAAGTTCCGCTGA
- a CDS encoding thioredoxin family protein, with translation MTVTLKDFYADWCGPCKTQDPILEEIEKDRGDSFEIEKVNVDEEQDVANEYQVRSLPTLIIENEDGIVERFVGVTQRDDIESALDQAGA, from the coding sequence ATGACTGTAACGCTGAAGGACTTCTACGCTGACTGGTGTGGGCCGTGCAAGACCCAAGATCCGATCCTCGAGGAGATCGAGAAGGACCGCGGCGACAGCTTCGAGATCGAGAAGGTCAACGTCGACGAGGAACAGGACGTTGCAAACGAGTATCAGGTTCGCTCGCTCCCGACGCTGATCATCGAGAACGAGGACGGCATCGTCGAGCGATTCGTCGGCGTCACGCAGCGCGACGACATCGAGAGCGCGCTCGATCAGGCCGGCGCCTAA
- a CDS encoding preprotein translocase subunit Sec61beta, with product MSSGQNSGGLMSSAGLVRYFDNEDRNAIKMDPKTVVVFAVLLGIAVQAMSVALYGIQV from the coding sequence ATGAGCAGCGGCCAGAACTCCGGCGGCCTGATGTCCAGTGCGGGACTGGTACGGTACTTCGACAACGAGGACCGCAACGCGATCAAGATGGACCCCAAGACGGTCGTCGTCTTTGCGGTACTGCTTGGCATCGCGGTGCAGGCGATGTCGGTCGCCCTGTACGGCATTCAGGTCTGA
- the pdxT gene encoding pyridoxal 5'-phosphate synthase glutaminase subunit PdxT: protein MTLTAGVVAVQGDVSEHAAAIERAADAVGEDVAIREVREAGLVPDCDVLALPGGESTTISRLLAQSGIDEEIREHVAAGKPVLATCAGLIVASTDARDDRVDTLDVLDVSVERNAFGRQKDSFEASLSVDGLDEPYPAVFIRAPAIDEVDDGVEVLATVEGRPVAVREGPVVGLSFHPELTNDDRLHRLALFDALAAAT from the coding sequence ATGACACTCACTGCAGGCGTCGTCGCCGTTCAGGGCGACGTCAGCGAACACGCCGCGGCGATCGAGCGCGCGGCCGACGCGGTCGGCGAGGACGTGGCGATCCGTGAGGTACGCGAGGCGGGCCTCGTGCCCGACTGTGACGTTCTCGCGCTGCCGGGCGGCGAGTCGACGACGATCTCCCGGCTGCTCGCCCAGTCGGGGATCGACGAAGAAATCCGGGAGCACGTCGCGGCGGGCAAGCCCGTGCTTGCGACCTGCGCGGGGCTGATCGTTGCCTCGACCGACGCTCGCGACGACCGGGTCGACACGCTCGACGTGCTCGACGTGTCCGTCGAACGCAACGCCTTCGGCCGCCAGAAGGACAGCTTCGAGGCCTCGCTCTCGGTCGATGGGCTCGACGAGCCGTACCCGGCGGTGTTCATCCGCGCGCCCGCTATCGACGAGGTCGACGACGGCGTCGAGGTGCTGGCGACCGTCGAGGGCCGGCCGGTCGCGGTCCGCGAGGGTCCAGTCGTCGGTCTTTCCTTCCATCCCGAACTGACGAACGACGACCGTCTCCACCGGCTTGCGCTGTTCGACGCGCTCGCGGCGGCCACGTGA